In Populus alba chromosome 1, ASM523922v2, whole genome shotgun sequence, a single window of DNA contains:
- the LOC118037240 gene encoding uncharacterized protein yields MVHAQQNGFLQILESVHLDDCGDIRAPFPAKLLQALKNLKSVEIEDCKSLEEVFELGEADEGSSEEKELPLLSSLTKLHLSELPQLKCIWKGPTRNVSLQSLVVLKLDFLDKLTFIFTTSLAQSLPKLERLSISECGELKHIIREEDGEREIIPESPRFPQLKSLLIYGCGKLEYVFTVSVSPSLPNLEEMTIDRADNLKQIFYSGEGDALPTDFIIKFPRLRSLSLSNCSFFGPRNFAAQLPSLQYLNINGHKELGNLCAQLQGLTNLETLYLKSLPDMRCIWKGLVLSKLTTLEMAAPGEQNGSLQRLECVRVNECGDVTAKFLQINLKTLKELIVASCKSLEEVFELGEADEGSSEEKELLSSLTELQLSKLPELKCIWKGPTGHVSLRCLAHLYLDSLDKLAFIFTPSLAQSLPKLESLRISDCGELKHIIREEDGEREIIPESSCFPELKTLNISFCDKLEYVFPVSLSHNRDGIIKFPQLRKLSLELRSNYSFLGPRNFDAQLPLKHLTIEGHEEVGNWLAQLQQNGFLQRLESVHLDDCGDVRAPFPAKLLQALKNLESVKIKDCKSLEEVFELGEADEGSSEEKELPLLSSLTQLQLSKLPELKCIWKGPTGHVSLRSLACLYLDSLDKLAFIFTPSLAQRLPKLESLRISDCGELKHIIREEDGEREIIPESPGQDDQASPVNVEKEIVLPNLKELSLEQLSSIVCFSFGWCDYFLFPCLEKLKVHQCPKLTTKFATTRYGSMSAQSEVSEVAEDSSINREWTRDNGWKEDGDSCL; encoded by the exons ATGGTCCATGCGCAGCAAAACGGCTTCTTACAAATATTAGAATCTGTACATTTGGACGATTGTGGGGATATCCGCGCTCCGTTTCCAGCAAAATTGCTGCAAGCTCTGAAAAATCTAAAGAGTGTGGAAATTGAGGACTGCAAATCATTGGAAGAGGTATTTGAATTGGGTGAGGCTGATGAAGGAAGCAGTGAGGAGAAGGAGCTGCCGCTGCTGTCATCTTTAACTAAGTTACATCTGTCAGAGTTACCCCAGCTCAAATGCATATGGAAGGGGCCCACCAGAAATGTCAGCCTCCAAAGTCTTGTTGTTCTGAAATTGGATTTTCTTGACAAACTGACATTTATCTTCACAACGTCCCTCGCTCAGAGTCTGCCAAAGCTAGAAAGACTTTCCATAAGTGAATGCGGTGAATTGAAGCATATTATCAGAGAAGAGGATGGTGAAAGGGAAATAATTCCAGAGTCTCCTCGCTTCCCACAATTAAAATCTCTCCTTATATATGGATGTGGTAAACTGGAATATGTCTTCACTGTCTCTGTGTCTCCGAGCCTTCCGAACCTGGAAGAGATGACGATTGATCGTGCTGacaatttaaagcaaatatttTACAGTGGAGAAGGAGATGCACTCCCCACAGATTTCATCATCAAGTTCCCTCGGCTAAGAAGTTTGTCTCTTTCAAATTGCAGCTTTTTTGGTCCAAGGAATTTTGCTGCCCAATTGCCTTCTTTGCAATATCTAAACATCAATGGCCACAAAGAATTGGGAAATTTGTGTGCACAGCTCCAA GGGTTGACAAATTTGGAAACATTATACTTGAAGTCTCTGCCTGACATGAGGTGTATTTGGAAGGGTCTCGTGCTGAGCAAATTGACTACTTTGGAG ATGGCCGCCCCTGGGGAGCAAAATGGCTCCCTACAAAGATTAGAATGTGTACGAGTGAACGAATGTGGGGATGTTACAGCAAAATTTCTgcaaatcaatttgaaaactCTAAAGGAGTTGATTGTTGCCAGCTGCAAATCATTGGAAGAGGTATTTGAATTGGGTGAGGCTGATGAAGGAAGCAGTGAGGAGAAGGAGCTGCTGTCATCTTTAACGGAGTTACAGCTGTCAAAGTTACCCGAGCTCAAATGCATATGGAAGGGGCCCACCGGACATGTCAGCCTCCGATGTCTTGCTCATCTGTATTTGGATTCTCTCGACAAACTGGCATTTATCTTCACACCGTCCCTCGCTCAAAGTCTGCCAAAGCTAGAAAGCCTTCGCATAAGTGATTGCGGTGAATTGAAGCATATTATCAGAGAAGAGGATGGTGAACGGGAAATAATTCCAGAGTCTTCTTGCTTCCCAGAATTAAAAACTCTCAACATATCTTTCTGTGATAAACTGGAATATGTCTTCCCAGTCTCTTTGTCTCATAACAGAGATGGCATCATCAAGTTCCCCCAACTAAGAAAATTGTCTCTTGAGCTCAGATCAAATTACAGCTTTTTAGGTCCAAGGAATTTTGatgctcaattgcctttgaaACACTTAACCATTGAAGGCCACGAAGAAGTGGGTAATTGGTTGGCACAGCTACAA CAAAACGGCTTCTTACAAAGATTAGAATCTGTACATTTGGACGATTGTGGGGATGTTCGCGCTCCGTTTCCAGCAAAATTGCTGCAAGCTCTGAAAAATCTAGAGAGTGTGAAAATTAAGGACTGCAAATCATTGGAAGAGGTATTTGAATTGGGTGAGGCTGATGAAGGAAGCAGTGAGGAGAAGGAGCTGCCGCTGCTGTCATCTTTAACACAGTTACAGCTGTCAAAGTTACCCGAGCTCAAATGCATATGGAAGGGGCCCACCGGACATGTCAGCCTCCGAAGTCTTGCTTGTCTGTATTTGGATTCTCTCGACAAACTGGCATTTATCTTCACACCGTCCCTCGCTCAAAGGCTGCCAAAGCTAGAAAGCCTTCGCATAAGTGATTGCGGTGAATTGAAGCATATTATCAGAGAAGAGGATGGTGAACGGGAAATAATTCCAGAGTCTCCTGGGCAGGATGATCAAGCTTCACCTGTCAACGTTGAGAAGGAGATAGTGCTTCCTAATCTAAAGGAGTTGTCGCTAGAACAATTATCAAGTATTGTCTGTTTTAGTTTCGGATGGTGTGATTATTTCTTATTCCCTTGTTTGGAGAAGTTGAAGGTCCATCAATGTCCAAAGCTGACCACAAAATTTGCTACTACACGATATGGTTCAATGAGTGCTCAATCAGAG GTATCTGAAGTAGCTGAAGATTCAAGCATTAATAGAGAGTGGACCAGAGATAACGGGTGGAAAGAAGATGGAGACTCGTGTCTTTGA